A genomic region of Pseudomonas frederiksbergensis contains the following coding sequences:
- a CDS encoding sulfite exporter TauE/SafE family protein — MYLVLGAALGTVGGLFGIGGGLIAIPALGVLFGLDQQIAQGTALVMVVPNVMLALWRYHQRNRIELRHALPLASMGFCFAWIGSIWAVGVDAQVMRIGFVAFLIALSVYNLLRMFIATAPVASQMRYSWPWLGVLGAASGTMGGLFGVGGAVVATPVLTSLFGTTQVVAQGLSLALALPSTGVTLVTYAVHHQVNWNIALPMAAGGLLSISWGVKIAHAMPERLLRGLFCGFLVLCAVMLAFKV; from the coding sequence GATTCCCGCGCTCGGCGTGTTGTTCGGTCTGGACCAGCAAATTGCTCAAGGCACGGCGCTGGTGATGGTGGTGCCGAACGTGATGCTGGCGCTGTGGCGTTATCACCAACGCAATCGCATCGAACTGCGTCACGCATTGCCGCTGGCTTCGATGGGCTTTTGCTTTGCCTGGATCGGCTCGATCTGGGCGGTGGGCGTTGATGCGCAGGTGATGCGCATCGGTTTCGTGGCGTTCCTGATCGCCTTGTCGGTCTACAACCTGCTGCGCATGTTCATCGCCACTGCGCCGGTCGCGTCGCAGATGCGTTACTCATGGCCCTGGCTGGGGGTGCTGGGCGCAGCATCGGGCACCATGGGCGGGTTGTTCGGCGTTGGCGGTGCGGTGGTGGCGACGCCGGTGCTCACCAGCCTGTTTGGCACCACACAAGTGGTGGCCCAAGGATTGTCACTGGCGCTGGCCTTGCCCAGCACCGGCGTCACGCTGGTGACTTACGCGGTCCATCATCAAGTGAACTGGAACATCGCGCTGCCCATGGCGGCCGGCGGGTTGCTGAGCATCAGTTGGGGCGTGAAGATCGCCCACGCCATGCCGGAGCGGTTACTGCGCGGGTTGTTCTGCGGCTTTCTGGTGCTCTGCGCGGTGATGCTCGCTTTTAAAGTTTGA
- a CDS encoding LysR substrate-binding domain-containing protein has translation MSHYPSIDTEVLRTFVAIADQGGFTRAGELVNRTQSAVSMQMKRLEEDVLQRQLFQRDGRQVKLTAEGQVLLGYARRILKLHSEVFNTLREPHMVGTVRIGTPDDYVMRFLPGILSRFAQAYPLIQIEVHCESSKQLLLRQDLDLSIVTREPGSEIGQLLRKERFVWAQAQCFSPNEQTPLPLAMFNSDCFCRLWACNALDASGREYRIAYNSSSLSAIMAVVSAGLAVTAQLESLITEDMRILGEAEGLPLLPEASIMLVRNLNNPSPITECLAEHIVEGFKL, from the coding sequence TTGAGCCACTACCCGAGTATCGATACGGAAGTCCTGCGCACCTTCGTCGCGATTGCCGACCAAGGTGGTTTCACCCGCGCTGGCGAGTTGGTGAATCGCACGCAATCGGCGGTGAGCATGCAGATGAAACGGCTGGAAGAGGACGTGCTGCAACGCCAGTTGTTTCAGCGCGACGGCCGCCAGGTGAAGCTGACCGCCGAGGGCCAGGTGCTACTCGGTTATGCCCGACGGATCCTGAAACTCCACAGCGAAGTCTTCAACACACTGCGTGAGCCGCACATGGTCGGCACAGTGCGCATCGGCACCCCGGATGACTATGTCATGCGCTTCTTGCCGGGAATTCTCTCGCGCTTTGCCCAGGCCTACCCGCTGATCCAGATCGAAGTCCATTGCGAGTCATCCAAGCAGCTACTGCTGCGTCAGGACCTGGACCTGTCGATCGTCACCCGCGAACCCGGCAGCGAGATCGGCCAGTTGCTGCGCAAGGAACGATTTGTCTGGGCGCAGGCGCAGTGCTTCAGCCCCAACGAGCAGACGCCGTTGCCCCTGGCGATGTTCAACAGTGATTGTTTTTGCAGGCTTTGGGCCTGCAATGCGCTGGACGCTTCCGGGCGTGAGTATCGGATCGCCTACAACAGTTCGAGCCTGTCGGCGATCATGGCGGTGGTCAGCGCCGGGTTGGCGGTCACCGCGCAACTGGAAAGCCTGATCACTGAAGACATGCGCATCCTCGGCGAGGCTGAAGGCCTGCCCCTGTTGCCCGAGGCCAGCATCATGCTGGTGCGCAACCTGAACAACCCTTCGCCCATCACCGAGTGCCTGGCGGAACACATTGTCGAAGGCTTCAAACTTTAA
- a CDS encoding DUF1127 domain-containing protein — MKGQKGYVLVGKFHGFSLSHWLEKIVRWHELHRERTWLASMSDEALKDIGISRADVEHEVFRPFWDDPMRK; from the coding sequence ATGAAAGGTCAAAAAGGTTATGTGCTGGTTGGAAAGTTTCATGGGTTTTCTTTGAGCCATTGGCTGGAAAAAATCGTCCGCTGGCATGAGCTCCACCGTGAGCGCACATGGCTGGCCAGCATGAGTGACGAAGCGCTCAAGGATATCGGTATCAGTCGAGCGGATGTCGAACATGAAGTCTTCCGGCCATTCTGGGATGACCCGATGCGCAAATGA
- a CDS encoding winged helix-turn-helix domain-containing protein: MPAELSLSLKQARRLALAAQGFSGRQPPALVKPAQLNRLIERLGILQIDSVNALVRSHYLPLFSRLGNYSADLLDQAAWSQGRRRTLFEYWGHEASLLPLSMYPLMRWRMQRAAQGEGIYQQLARFGREQQETIRRVLASVQELGALGAGSLSTRQERAGPWWDWSAEKHALEWLFAAGEVTVAGRRGFERLYDLPERVIPESLLKQPLLGETEAQRGLLLHAANALGVGTEKDLRDYFRLSLTECRNGLVELVENGELLVCEVQGWKQPAYCLPDPKLPRKVEASALLSPFDSLIWERSRTERLFDFRYRLEIYTPPGKRVYGYYVLPFLHNERIAARVDLRAERALGRLAVHAVHEEEQGLDEEGMQALAASLRQMADWLGLAEIQLSCPRASAARLRVAFAQIEGD; this comes from the coding sequence ATGCCCGCAGAACTGTCTTTATCTCTCAAACAGGCTCGGCGTCTGGCGCTGGCTGCCCAGGGTTTCTCGGGGCGCCAGCCGCCAGCGCTGGTCAAGCCCGCTCAGCTCAACCGCCTGATCGAACGCTTGGGCATTCTGCAAATCGATTCGGTCAACGCACTGGTGCGCTCGCACTATCTTCCGCTGTTCTCCCGTCTTGGCAACTACTCTGCCGACTTGCTCGACCAAGCCGCCTGGAGCCAGGGCCGACGGCGCACGTTGTTCGAATATTGGGGGCATGAAGCGTCGCTGTTGCCGCTGTCGATGTATCCCTTGATGCGTTGGCGCATGCAGCGTGCGGCGCAAGGCGAGGGGATTTATCAGCAGTTGGCGCGTTTCGGTCGCGAACAGCAAGAGACCATTCGCCGCGTCCTGGCCTCGGTCCAGGAGCTGGGTGCGCTCGGCGCCGGCAGTTTGTCAACGCGTCAGGAACGGGCTGGTCCCTGGTGGGACTGGAGTGCTGAAAAGCATGCGCTGGAATGGTTGTTTGCTGCCGGCGAAGTGACGGTAGCGGGGCGTCGAGGTTTTGAGCGTCTTTACGACTTGCCGGAACGGGTGATCCCCGAATCGCTGCTCAAGCAACCGTTGCTCGGCGAAACCGAGGCGCAACGCGGTTTGCTGCTGCATGCCGCCAATGCGCTGGGTGTCGGCACGGAAAAGGATCTGCGCGACTATTTTCGCTTGAGTCTGACTGAGTGCCGCAACGGTCTGGTCGAGCTGGTTGAAAATGGCGAGTTGCTGGTGTGTGAAGTGCAGGGCTGGAAGCAGCCGGCGTACTGCCTGCCGGACCCAAAATTGCCGCGTAAGGTCGAGGCCAGTGCGTTGCTTTCACCGTTTGATTCGTTGATCTGGGAGCGCAGTCGAACCGAGCGGCTGTTCGATTTTCGATATCGGCTGGAAATTTATACGCCGCCAGGCAAACGGGTTTACGGCTATTACGTGTTGCCGTTTTTGCACAACGAACGGATTGCCGCGCGGGTTGATCTTCGAGCGGAGCGGGCGTTGGGTCGGTTGGCGGTACATGCGGTGCATGAAGAAGAACAAGGGTTGGATGAGGAGGGGATGCAGGCGTTGGCGGCGAGTCTGCGGCAGATGGCGGATTGGTTGGGGTTGGCCGAGATTCAGTTGAGTTGCCCGCGGGCGAGTGCGGCGCGGTTGCGGGTGGCGTTTGCGCAGATTGAGGGTGATTGA